A window of Sebastes umbrosus isolate fSebUmb1 chromosome 3, fSebUmb1.pri, whole genome shotgun sequence contains these coding sequences:
- the cpz gene encoding carboxypeptidase Z isoform X2, protein MHLGLLVLFLSLERSCWCAPQQTCFPGDELLGRCSSNNAVGDKPTCTELNLGYCNDMEYSRTIFPNTLGHRSRLEAESGPEYLLLSVIHGLLNGECSPEIRLLSCSVLASPCKDDKMIKPCRSTCDTLRRDCAHAFESIEMAWPYFLDCDRFFASEREGCFDPLAGLKARQELEMSNLSPEAPSTIIQFTYTSNAQMYSLLKRTAAKCSQISHVYSIGRSTEGKDLLVIEFSNNPGQHELLEPEIKLVANMHGNEVLGRQLLIYMAQYLCSEYILGNQRIQTIINTTRIHILASMNPDGYELAASEGHLLNGWTNGRTNAQSIDLNRNFPDLTSIFYRNRRSRHYRIDHVAIPDAYWFGKVAPETYAVMKWIRSLPFVQSASLHGGDLVVSYPFDFSKHPHEERMFSPTPDEQVLKQLARTYADAHETMSNNDTERCGANFYRTRGIINGALWYSFAGGMSDFNYLHTNCLEITVELGCDKFPSEGELYPEWKRNKEALLSFIESVHRGIKGVVTDVDGNGIKGATISVRGVRKDVTSAEDGDYWRLLNPGTHILTATAKGYSRVNKRVYMPHSMTKAGRVDFVLAKVPIEPDIDDHLFPTVDTWDRFDPYNQFERYSETDVSAGGIEREEKPWWWNYFSQSGISPPHWLLRSV, encoded by the exons ATGCATTTAGGACTTCTGGTGCTGTTTCTCTCCTTGGAGAGGAGTTGTTGGTGCGCACCGCAGCAGACTTGTTTTCCAGGAGACGAGCTTTTAG GAAGATGCAGCAGCAACAACGCGGTTGGAGACAAAC CTACCTGTACAGAGCTGAACCTGGGCTACTGTAATGATATGGAATACTCTAG GACCATATTCCCCAACACCCTTGGCCACCGGAGTCGCCTGGAGGCCGAGTCAGGGCCGGAGTACCTCCTGCTGAGCGTCATCCATGGCCTGCTCAACGGGGAGTGCTCCCCTGAGATACGTCTCCTGAGCTGCTCGGTTCTCGCCTCACCCTGCAAGGACGACAAGATGATCAAACCCTGCCGCAGCACATGCGACACATTGAGGAGGGACTGTGCCCATGCCTTTGAATCCATCGAAATGGCCTGGCCCTACTTCCTAGATTGCGACCGCTTCTTTGCCAGCGAACGGGAGGGCTGCTTTGACCCACTGGCGGGGCTGAAAG CCAGACAGGAGCTGGAAATGTCCAACCTCTCTCCTGAAGCACCCAGCACCATCATCCAGTTCACCTACACCTCCAACGCCCAGATGTACAGCCTGCTGAAGAGAACAGCGGCCAAGTGCTCCCAAATCTCTCATGTCTACAGCATCGGACGCAGCACAGAGGGCAAGGACCTGCTGGTTATTGAGTTCAGCAACAACCCAGGACAGCACGAGCTAT TGGAGCCAGAGATCAAGCTGGTGGCCAACATGCATGGCAACGAGGTGCTGGGCCGCCAGCTGCTCATCTACATGGCCCAGTACCTGTGCTCAGAGTACATACTGGGGAACCAACGAATTCAGACCATCATCAACACCACCCGCATCCATATTCTGGCCTCCATGAATCCAGATGGCTATGAACTGGCCGCCTCAGAG GGTCACTTGTTGAACGGTTGGACCAATGGACGAACCAACGCCCAGAGTATTGACCTCAACCGCAACTTTCCAGACCTCACCTCCATTTTCTACCGGAACCGCCGCAGCAGGCACTACCGCATTGACCACGTCGCGATCCCTGACGCCTACTGGTTTGGCAAG GTGGCACCAGAGACCTATGCTGTGATGAAGTGGATCAGGTCACTGCCATTCGTTCAGTCTGCCAGCCTCCACGGAGGGGATCTGGTGGTCTCCTATCCCTTCGACTTCTCCAAACACCCGCATGAGGAGAGGATGTTCTCACCCACTCCAGATGAACAG GTTCTCAAGCAGCTGGCTCGTACCTACGCAGACGCCCACGAAACCATGTCAAACAACGACACTGAGAGGTGTGGAGCCAACTTTTACCGAACTAGGGGCATCATCAATGGGGCATTGTGGTACAGTTTTGCTGGTG GTATGTCCGACTTCAACTACTTGCACACTAATTGTCTGGAGATCACCGTGGAGCTCGGCTGTGACAAATTCCCCTCTGAGGGCGAGCTTTACCCAGAATGGAAGAGGAATAAGGAAGCTCTGCTCAGTTTTATTGAGTCT GTCCATCGAGGGATAAAGGGAGTAGTTACGGATGTTGATGGAAATGGGATAAAAGGTGCAACTATCTCTGTCAGGGGGGTTAGGAAAGATGTCACCTCAG cTGAAGATGGAGACTACTGGCGGCTGCTGAACCCCGGCACTCACATCCTGACAGCCACAGCCAAGGGTTACTCCAGGGTCAATAAGAGGGTTTATATGCCTCACAGCATGACCAAGGCTGGACGTGTCGACTTTGTCTTGGCGAAG GTTCCCATTGAGCCCGATATCGACGACCACCTCTTCCCCACAGTAGACACATGGGATCGATTCGACCCATACAACCAGTTTGAGCGCTACAGCGAGACAGACGTAAGTGCTGGAGGGATAGAGCGAGAGGAAAAACCATGGTGGTGGAACTACTTCTCCCAGTCTGGCATCTCACCTCCACACTGGCTGCTGCGAAGTGTCTAG
- the cpz gene encoding carboxypeptidase Z isoform X1, producing the protein MHLGLLVLFLSLERSCWCAPQQTCFPGDELLGRCSSNNAVGDKPTCTELNLGYCNDMEYSRTIFPNTLGHRSRLEAESGPEYLLLSVIHGLLNGECSPEIRLLSCSVLASPCKDDKMIKPCRSTCDTLRRDCAHAFESIEMAWPYFLDCDRFFASEREGCFDPLAGLKARQELEMSNLSPEAPSTIIQFTYTSNAQMYSLLKRTAAKCSQISHVYSIGRSTEGKDLLVIEFSNNPGQHELLEPEIKLVANMHGNEVLGRQLLIYMAQYLCSEYILGNQRIQTIINTTRIHILASMNPDGYELAASEVEDNYDPELNNQEGHLLNGWTNGRTNAQSIDLNRNFPDLTSIFYRNRRSRHYRIDHVAIPDAYWFGKVAPETYAVMKWIRSLPFVQSASLHGGDLVVSYPFDFSKHPHEERMFSPTPDEQVLKQLARTYADAHETMSNNDTERCGANFYRTRGIINGALWYSFAGGMSDFNYLHTNCLEITVELGCDKFPSEGELYPEWKRNKEALLSFIESVHRGIKGVVTDVDGNGIKGATISVRGVRKDVTSAEDGDYWRLLNPGTHILTATAKGYSRVNKRVYMPHSMTKAGRVDFVLAKVPIEPDIDDHLFPTVDTWDRFDPYNQFERYSETDVSAGGIEREEKPWWWNYFSQSGISPPHWLLRSV; encoded by the exons ATGCATTTAGGACTTCTGGTGCTGTTTCTCTCCTTGGAGAGGAGTTGTTGGTGCGCACCGCAGCAGACTTGTTTTCCAGGAGACGAGCTTTTAG GAAGATGCAGCAGCAACAACGCGGTTGGAGACAAAC CTACCTGTACAGAGCTGAACCTGGGCTACTGTAATGATATGGAATACTCTAG GACCATATTCCCCAACACCCTTGGCCACCGGAGTCGCCTGGAGGCCGAGTCAGGGCCGGAGTACCTCCTGCTGAGCGTCATCCATGGCCTGCTCAACGGGGAGTGCTCCCCTGAGATACGTCTCCTGAGCTGCTCGGTTCTCGCCTCACCCTGCAAGGACGACAAGATGATCAAACCCTGCCGCAGCACATGCGACACATTGAGGAGGGACTGTGCCCATGCCTTTGAATCCATCGAAATGGCCTGGCCCTACTTCCTAGATTGCGACCGCTTCTTTGCCAGCGAACGGGAGGGCTGCTTTGACCCACTGGCGGGGCTGAAAG CCAGACAGGAGCTGGAAATGTCCAACCTCTCTCCTGAAGCACCCAGCACCATCATCCAGTTCACCTACACCTCCAACGCCCAGATGTACAGCCTGCTGAAGAGAACAGCGGCCAAGTGCTCCCAAATCTCTCATGTCTACAGCATCGGACGCAGCACAGAGGGCAAGGACCTGCTGGTTATTGAGTTCAGCAACAACCCAGGACAGCACGAGCTAT TGGAGCCAGAGATCAAGCTGGTGGCCAACATGCATGGCAACGAGGTGCTGGGCCGCCAGCTGCTCATCTACATGGCCCAGTACCTGTGCTCAGAGTACATACTGGGGAACCAACGAATTCAGACCATCATCAACACCACCCGCATCCATATTCTGGCCTCCATGAATCCAGATGGCTATGAACTGGCCGCCTCAGAGGTAGAGGATAACTATGACCCGGAGCTCAACAACCAGGAA GGTCACTTGTTGAACGGTTGGACCAATGGACGAACCAACGCCCAGAGTATTGACCTCAACCGCAACTTTCCAGACCTCACCTCCATTTTCTACCGGAACCGCCGCAGCAGGCACTACCGCATTGACCACGTCGCGATCCCTGACGCCTACTGGTTTGGCAAG GTGGCACCAGAGACCTATGCTGTGATGAAGTGGATCAGGTCACTGCCATTCGTTCAGTCTGCCAGCCTCCACGGAGGGGATCTGGTGGTCTCCTATCCCTTCGACTTCTCCAAACACCCGCATGAGGAGAGGATGTTCTCACCCACTCCAGATGAACAG GTTCTCAAGCAGCTGGCTCGTACCTACGCAGACGCCCACGAAACCATGTCAAACAACGACACTGAGAGGTGTGGAGCCAACTTTTACCGAACTAGGGGCATCATCAATGGGGCATTGTGGTACAGTTTTGCTGGTG GTATGTCCGACTTCAACTACTTGCACACTAATTGTCTGGAGATCACCGTGGAGCTCGGCTGTGACAAATTCCCCTCTGAGGGCGAGCTTTACCCAGAATGGAAGAGGAATAAGGAAGCTCTGCTCAGTTTTATTGAGTCT GTCCATCGAGGGATAAAGGGAGTAGTTACGGATGTTGATGGAAATGGGATAAAAGGTGCAACTATCTCTGTCAGGGGGGTTAGGAAAGATGTCACCTCAG cTGAAGATGGAGACTACTGGCGGCTGCTGAACCCCGGCACTCACATCCTGACAGCCACAGCCAAGGGTTACTCCAGGGTCAATAAGAGGGTTTATATGCCTCACAGCATGACCAAGGCTGGACGTGTCGACTTTGTCTTGGCGAAG GTTCCCATTGAGCCCGATATCGACGACCACCTCTTCCCCACAGTAGACACATGGGATCGATTCGACCCATACAACCAGTTTGAGCGCTACAGCGAGACAGACGTAAGTGCTGGAGGGATAGAGCGAGAGGAAAAACCATGGTGGTGGAACTACTTCTCCCAGTCTGGCATCTCACCTCCACACTGGCTGCTGCGAAGTGTCTAG